In Halomarina salina, one DNA window encodes the following:
- a CDS encoding potassium channel family protein, producing the protein MSEVEYEPVSVKEVLAEMKDTAELLIDLSYSAVLLGSDDIAEEVLELEHRMDILQMKARMSLLMAARNPEDAEALAPVLGVVGAAEKISDAAGDIAKVVLEDIGLPEAMRAALPEAVETLVRARLTESSPLAGRDLGDVSLETTTGVRVIAIRREGGWLVDPGSETRLEANDVLLLRGPEEAVGDVYTDATDREFVPADAPEPAIDDLERAVDSIVLMKNMSELAVDLAYGAVLFDSTDVAEEVLELEAEVDALQSRFEAWTLQAAARVDDPVSLRGLVQLASATEVISDAALEISEGVLRGLGTHPVVAEAVRASEEMIIRLTVAPGSILDGATLRDEMVGTETGMRVIAVRRGDEGSTTQGRFGRDQGEWVVSPRANTQLHEGDIVIAKGTPEGAARLGELAGDTS; encoded by the coding sequence ATGAGCGAGGTGGAGTACGAACCCGTGTCGGTCAAGGAGGTGCTGGCGGAGATGAAAGACACCGCCGAACTCCTCATCGACCTGTCGTACTCCGCCGTTCTCCTGGGGAGTGACGACATCGCCGAGGAAGTGCTCGAACTCGAACACCGGATGGACATCCTCCAGATGAAAGCTCGGATGAGCCTGCTGATGGCCGCGCGCAACCCCGAGGATGCCGAAGCGCTCGCGCCCGTCCTCGGCGTCGTCGGGGCCGCCGAGAAGATAAGCGACGCCGCGGGCGACATCGCGAAGGTCGTCCTGGAAGATATCGGCCTGCCCGAGGCGATGCGCGCGGCGCTCCCGGAGGCCGTGGAGACGTTGGTCCGTGCCCGCCTCACCGAATCGTCGCCGCTCGCGGGCCGCGACCTCGGCGACGTCTCGCTGGAGACGACCACGGGCGTCCGCGTCATCGCCATCCGCCGCGAGGGCGGGTGGCTGGTCGACCCCGGCTCCGAGACGCGACTGGAGGCGAACGACGTCCTCCTGCTCCGCGGCCCCGAGGAGGCCGTCGGCGACGTGTACACCGACGCGACGGACCGCGAGTTCGTCCCGGCCGACGCCCCGGAACCGGCCATCGACGACCTCGAACGCGCCGTCGACTCCATCGTCCTGATGAAGAACATGAGCGAACTCGCCGTCGACCTGGCGTACGGCGCGGTGCTGTTCGACAGCACCGACGTCGCCGAGGAGGTGCTGGAACTCGAAGCCGAGGTCGACGCCCTCCAGTCGCGCTTCGAGGCGTGGACGCTCCAGGCCGCCGCCCGCGTGGACGACCCCGTCTCGCTGCGCGGTCTCGTCCAGCTCGCCAGCGCGACCGAGGTCATCTCGGACGCCGCCCTGGAGATAAGCGAAGGCGTCCTGCGGGGCCTCGGCACCCACCCGGTGGTCGCAGAGGCCGTCCGCGCGAGCGAGGAGATGATCATCCGACTGACCGTCGCGCCGGGGAGCATACTCGACGGTGCGACCCTGCGCGACGAGATGGTCGGCACCGAGACGGGGATGCGCGTCATCGCCGTCCGTCGTGGCGACGAGGGGTCGACGACGCAGGGGCGGTTCGGCCGCGACCAGGGCGAGTGGGTCGTCTCGCCGCGTGCGAACACGCAGCTCCACGAGGGCGACATCGTCATCGCGAAGGGGACGCCCGAGGGAGCGGCCCGACTCGGCGAACTCGCGGGCGACACCAGCTAA
- a CDS encoding DUF7536 family protein has translation MAESDDPAPGTPGETVPERPGTANFVRALNVRRNARIGVGVGVVFAAVVYAVRVFELLGPAPDSAGSLYFLMLAFVLASGVALLVTLGLTVRSAARRARELD, from the coding sequence GTGGCCGAGTCCGACGACCCCGCACCCGGAACGCCCGGCGAGACTGTCCCCGAACGCCCCGGCACCGCGAACTTCGTCAGGGCGCTGAACGTCCGACGAAACGCCCGTATCGGCGTCGGCGTCGGCGTCGTGTTCGCCGCGGTGGTGTACGCGGTCCGGGTGTTCGAACTGCTCGGTCCGGCCCCCGACTCCGCTGGCTCGCTGTACTTCCTGATGCTGGCGTTCGTCCTCGCCAGCGGCGTCGCACTGCTGGTCACGCTCGGCCTCACCGTCCGGTCGGCCGCCAGGCGGGCACGAGAACTCGACTGA
- a CDS encoding succinylglutamate desuccinylase/aspartoacylase family protein produces MTTLGTATAAPGEFATGHLPVGEARDGSEVALPVAVLNGARDGKTLYLQAVSDGDELNGVGVLQTLVPQLDPAELAGQILVVGIVNIHAFHVAEHRNPIDDTKMNRAYPGDPNGTSSERIAAATFEAGQRADLILDLHQGSTSRMINETRVRCGPRHRMHDDCLELARVFDAGYILDQKGPDGQLARAAPDEGIPTIDPELGGCVGWDQHSIDVGVQGVKNVLVHYGFIDGETDPGEQTRASGFEQYGAPAGGLVSFRKDLGEHVTRGEPLFDVTDPFGAVKSTVTADSDGIFWRTRRLPQAATGEYVCSVGTDLDTV; encoded by the coding sequence ATGACTACGCTCGGTACCGCGACCGCTGCTCCCGGGGAGTTCGCGACGGGGCACCTGCCCGTCGGGGAGGCCCGCGACGGCAGCGAAGTCGCCCTCCCTGTCGCGGTGCTCAACGGCGCTCGCGACGGGAAGACGCTCTACCTGCAGGCCGTCAGCGACGGCGACGAACTCAACGGCGTCGGCGTCCTCCAGACCCTCGTCCCGCAGCTCGACCCCGCCGAACTCGCCGGACAGATTCTCGTCGTCGGCATCGTCAACATCCACGCCTTCCACGTTGCCGAGCACCGCAACCCCATCGACGACACGAAGATGAACCGGGCGTACCCCGGCGACCCGAACGGCACCTCCAGCGAGCGCATCGCCGCCGCGACGTTCGAGGCGGGCCAGCGCGCCGACCTCATCCTCGACCTCCACCAGGGGTCGACCTCGCGCATGATAAACGAGACGCGGGTCCGCTGTGGCCCGCGCCACCGGATGCACGACGACTGCCTCGAACTCGCCCGCGTGTTCGACGCGGGCTACATCCTCGACCAGAAGGGACCGGACGGCCAACTCGCCCGCGCCGCCCCCGACGAAGGCATCCCGACCATCGACCCCGAACTCGGCGGCTGCGTCGGCTGGGACCAGCACTCCATCGACGTCGGCGTCCAGGGGGTGAAGAACGTCCTCGTCCACTACGGCTTCATCGACGGCGAGACTGACCCCGGCGAGCAGACCCGCGCCAGCGGCTTCGAGCAGTACGGCGCACCCGCGGGCGGCCTCGTCTCGTTCCGCAAGGACCTCGGCGAGCACGTCACCCGGGGCGAACCGCTGTTCGACGTGACCGACCCGTTCGGCGCGGTGAAGTCGACCGTCACCGCGGACTCCGACGGCATCTTCTGGCGCACGCGCCGCCTCCCGCAGGCGGCGACCGGCGAGTACGTCTGCTCGGTCGGGACGGACCTCGACACGGTCTGA